The following DNA comes from Candidatus Binatia bacterium.
CAGCCGCGCGCGCACCTCCGGCGCCGGCCGCTTGCCGTAGCGGTGCACGATCCCCGCCTCGCAGCGGGCGCGCAGGATCTCGAACGCCTCCCCCTTGTCGAGCGGGTAGGAGGGAAAGACGGTGCGCCCCATCTCCCAGTCCACGGCGCACTCCTCGCCGAGCCTGGCCGCGTTCTCCAGCGCTTCGGGCGCGTGCGAAAGCCGCGCCTCCATGGCGGCGGCCGACGCGAACACGCGTCCGATCTCGGCCGTGTCGTCGGGCGGCACGCGCTCGAGCGTCGTGTTGCGGTCGATGGCGCGCACGATCTGGTGCAGGCGGCGCGACTCCGGTCTCGTGAAGTGCACGTCGTTGGTGGCCGCGCAGGGGATGCCGCGCGCGCGCGCCCAGGCGCGGAGCGGGCGGTCGCCGCGCCCGGGGACGAGCTCGGCGTAGACCGATACCGAGTCGCGAAGCGACTCCAGCAGCCCCCGGTCCTCGGAGAGCAGGACGAGATCCGCCGCGTGCCGGCGGACGTCGCGCTCGATCGAGAACTCGGGATCCAGGTGTCGCGCCGTGATCACGTGGCAGAGCGACGCGTAGCCCGAGCGGCCGCGCGCCAGGAGCACCGCCCGCCCGCGTCCTCCGGGCGCGGCGTGGGGCGCGTCCTTCTCGAGAATCTCCGCGCCGGCGATCGGGATGAGCCCGGTCTCGGCGCACATCTGGCGATAGAACACGAACCCGTAGAGCGCGTTCGTGTCGGTGAGCGCGAAGCGGTCCATGCCGTGCGCGCGGGCCGCCGTGATCAGGGCCTCGATCGGCTCGGGCCCGCGCATCATCGAGTAGTGGCTATGGACGTGCAGATGGACGAAGCGCGACACCGAGGGCCATCCACGAAGCGGGCACGAGCGCGTCCGTGCCCAGGCGGGAGCGGAGCCGGTCGAGCGCGACGTCGAACTGGGATCGGCGGTCCTGGACGGCGGAGGGCCACAGCATGAGCTGCTCCGCGCGCGCGGCGTCCTCCCACGCCGCGAGCCGGATGCGCCGCACCCGCACGCGCCGCGTGAGCGCGCCGTCGAGCAGCGCGAGCGCGGCCGCGCCGAGCGCGCGCTCGCCCGAGATCCCCTCCCGAATCACCCGCCGGGCGCGGCCGTGCCGGCCGTCAGCGTAGATCGCCCCGACCTCCAGACGGTTCGCGGCCGTGCCGCGCCGGCGGATCCCAAAGCCCACTTCCAGTGCGAGCCGCTCCATGCGCGCGGCCAGCACGCGGCGGTCGTTTGTCTCGGCCGCGAGCGTCTCCTCGGCGACGGCCGTCGGCGGCCGCGCGGCCCGCTCGGGCGCGCCGTCCAGGCCGCGCGCCTCCCGCCAGAGCGAGAAGGCGGCGGCGCGCCCCACGGCCGCCTCGAGCTGTCCCACCGCCAGCGCCTGCACGTCCCGCACGTGCCGCACGGCGAGCAGGTCCAGCCGCTCCGACGCGAATGCCCCACGCGCGGAGGGGAGAACCCGCACCGCCAGCGGCCCGAGGAACGCAGCCTCGCTTCCCGTGGGAACGTCGAGCAGCTCGCCGTCCGGCGCCAGCACGCCCGCGGCCACCGCGCTCACGAGGCGGGTCGAGGCGACCCCGAGCGTGGGGTGGAGGCCGAACCATCGCTCGACTTCCCTGCCCGCGCGCGAGGCGCGGTCGCAGGCGTCGCGGTGCGTGCGCGCGAGACCGGTCAGGTCGAGGACGAAGCGTCCCGGCCTGGGCGCCCCGCCGAGCGGCGCCAACGGCAGGAGGCGGTCGCGGATCGAATCGGAGACGCCCGCGTAGAGGTCGGCGTCGGGCGGGATCGGCACCAGATCGCGACAGACGCGCCGCGCCGCCAGGAGCGGCATGCCCGGATAGACCCCCTGCGCCGCCGCCTCGCGCGACGCCAAGAGCACGCGCGGCCGCGACGAGTCGGGCGGGGCGAGCGCCACCGGGCGCCCCACGAGCTTGGGGCAGCGGCGCCGCTCGGCCTGGATGGCGAAGGAGTCGATGGCGAGATGGACGAGGATGTGTTCCATATTTATGTACCGGCGCGCCGCAGCGCGCCGGAACCTAGTGGTATTGGCGAACCAGCCCGACCAGCACGCCGCGGATCTCCAAGCGATCAGCGGCGACCCGCAGCGGCTTCATCGCCGCATTCGCGGGCCGAAGCTCCACCCAGCGTCCAGCCGAGCCCGGCCCATGAAACCGCTTGAGCGTGGCCTCGCCGTCCACGATCGCGACGATCGTCTGCCCGTTCTCGGCGCGCCGCGCGCTCCGCACGACGACCACGTCGCCGTCCTGGATGCCGTCGTCCACCATGGAGTCGCCGCGCACGCGGAGCGCGTAGCGCTCCCCCGCCCCAAGGAGCGAGGCCGGCACCTCGATCTCTTCCGGGATTTCGATCGCCTCGATCGGCCGTCCCGCCGCGATCGTCCCGAGAAGCGGCAGCGTGGCGGCTTCGGGGCGGGTCGAGCGCCGGATGCGCGTCTCGAGAGGCGGCGCCGTCCTGTCCGCCGCCCATTCCCGCCCCGGAGCCGCCGCCGCGAGCCAGCGCTTGGCGTTCGGCGGGGCCGCGACCAGGTAGCCGCGCCGCCGGAGCTGCGCGATCAGCTTGGACACGGCGTTCAGCGAGGCCAGGCCCAGGTGCCGCCGGATCTCGTCGTACGAGGGCGCGTAGCCGTTCCGCCGCGAGAAGCGGATCACGAAGTCGTAGGCGGCGCGCTGCCGTGGCGTGAGCATCTGTTCCCTTCTCCGCGCGAGCGGCGGTTTCCTGCGGGCCCCCGAGGCGGCCGCGTGGCGCCCTGTAAGCAGCCGTCCGGGACCCGCTCCCCCAGGCGGTAGGAAGACGCCCGAAGGGACATGAATGAAGATAGGTGAACAAAAGGTGAAAGTCAAGCGTGCTAGGATGCCCGCATGCCCCCGACCGACGTGGCCGTGTTCCGGTCCTTCCGGGACCCG
Coding sequences within:
- the lexA gene encoding transcriptional repressor LexA, encoding MLTPRQRAAYDFVIRFSRRNGYAPSYDEIRRHLGLASLNAVSKLIAQLRRRGYLVAAPPNAKRWLAAAAPGREWAADRTAPPLETRIRRSTRPEAATLPLLGTIAAGRPIEAIEIPEEIEVPASLLGAGERYALRVRGDSMVDDGIQDGDVVVVRSARRAENGQTIVAIVDGEATLKRFHGPGSAGRWVELRPANAAMKPLRVAADRLEIRGVLVGLVRQYH
- a CDS encoding PHP domain-containing protein, translating into MSRFVHLHVHSHYSMMRGPEPIEALITAARAHGMDRFALTDTNALYGFVFYRQMCAETGLIPIAGAEILEKDAPHAAPGGRGRAVLLARGRSGYASLCHVITARHLDPEFSIERDVRRHAADLVLLSEDRGLLESLRDSVSVYAELVPGRGDRPLRAWARARGIPCAATNDVHFTRPESRRLHQIVRAIDRNTTLERVPPDDTAEIGRVFASAAAMEARLSHAPEALENAARLGEECAVDWEMGRTVFPSYPLDKGEAFEILRARCEAGIVHRYGKRPAPEVRARLDRELAIIRDKGFSDYFLIVEAITSRTPRICGRGSGAASIVAYLLGITHVDPVRHNLFFERFLSPERKDPPDIDVDFAWDERDQIQLDVLAENGAPVRAAMVANHVGFQQRGAIHEIAKVYGLPEAEIMNVTRRLQGHWGVEDPIEGMQRRPRFRGVDFEPPWPEILAQAQALEGHPRHLAVHSGGIVLVPDELSNHVPVEIAPKGVPIVQWEKDQTEDFGLVKMDLLG